A single window of Cryptococcus depauperatus CBS 7841 chromosome 2, complete sequence DNA harbors:
- a CDS encoding acetate non-utilizing protein 9, mitochondrial, with product MKSSLCLLASTSGALPLSVSQASVQLMPPIPLYRRLLRAHRLLPPEMRYMGDSYVKSEFRLTRQTDNPLHIIGFLTQWKLYLDEVESSLITPEEKSLEKSGQWRGKKLDASTFEGLSTEQMGQLYELMHATKDVWKSPEQIKQEAQAAGALPVNANDPTDRDNP from the exons ATGAAAAGCTCTCTTTGCCTATTGGCAAGCACTTCAGGCGCTCTCCCGCTCTCAGTCTCCCAGGCATCTGTCCAGCTTATGCCTCCCATCCC ACTCTATCGTCGTCTTCTTCGTGCTCACCGTCTTTTACCACCAGAGATGAGATATATGGGAGACTCTTATGTTAAATCGGAATTTCGTCTGACTCGCCAAACCGATAATCCCTTGCACATCATTGGCTTTTTGACCCAGTGGAAGCTCTATCTAGATGAAGTGGAAAGCTCGTTGATAACACCAGAAGAAAAGTCGCTGGAGAAATCTGGTCAATGGCGAGGGAAGAAGCTTGATGCGAGCACTTTTGAAGGGCTGAGTACGGAGCAGATGGGACAGCTGTATGAGTTGATGCACGCAACCAAGGACGTTTGGAAGTC GCCAGAGCAGATAAAACAAGAAGCGCAGGCTGCAGGAGCTTTGCCGGTGAATGCAAACGATCCGACAGATAGAGATAACCCATAG